One window from the genome of Streptomyces sp. NBC_01476 encodes:
- a CDS encoding phosphodiester glycosidase family protein — translation MNEKKRPAPSGPGAVPRRRDVRMRTVWTAAAVLAAVAPFALSGTAAAQATTAAAAAPATSAMSAAHGPVTARWTTQNVAPGVQVRTGTIRNAAATPAWTVTVQAPATSRLTGAATWAEVGPRSWATATAAQLQAAGFQPRTETVRWPGYTDTPHGTMGLRVRVGTYASQAEAQAAAATVAAAGFHAVAEWTGYEAGQTADVENIHVAVIDPRKFTGTVEGTHDGNIAQRETTSSVAAKLGSLVGVNAGFFVTSDSDGVQGTQSGIAAYDGQLESMAAGSRAALVIDDGGRHVRVADLTSTVTAHAGASSYAVQGVNRVPGTVRDCGRPGLTPSPLPWQDVTCHTTDDLVRFTPAFGADLPTGAGTQAVLDAAGRVVSNGARGGRVPAGDTVLQGIGTAAAWLTSHATPGQRVQVSESVRDTAGRPVPLGRGDSIVSAAPTLVKSGRVSIDAAAEGTVDPRDLSFGYAWANTRQPRTMAGVDAAGRLLLVTVDGRLTGGSEGYTLQEGAEFMRSLGAVQALNLDGGGSTAMAVNGSLVNATSDATGERPVGDTLQILPQRRTR, via the coding sequence ATGAACGAGAAGAAGCGCCCCGCGCCCTCCGGACCGGGCGCCGTACCGCGCCGCCGCGACGTACGCATGCGGACCGTGTGGACCGCCGCCGCCGTGCTGGCCGCAGTCGCGCCGTTCGCGCTCTCCGGGACGGCCGCCGCGCAGGCCACGACCGCCGCTGCCGCGGCGCCCGCCACGTCCGCCATGTCCGCCGCGCACGGACCGGTGACGGCGCGGTGGACGACGCAGAACGTGGCCCCCGGCGTCCAGGTGCGCACGGGCACCATCCGTAACGCCGCCGCCACCCCGGCCTGGACCGTCACCGTGCAGGCCCCGGCGACCAGCCGGCTCACCGGCGCCGCGACCTGGGCCGAGGTGGGCCCGCGGTCCTGGGCCACCGCCACCGCCGCGCAGTTGCAGGCCGCCGGCTTCCAGCCGCGCACGGAGACCGTACGGTGGCCGGGCTACACCGACACCCCGCACGGCACGATGGGCCTGCGGGTACGCGTGGGAACGTACGCGAGCCAGGCCGAGGCGCAGGCCGCCGCGGCCACCGTCGCCGCGGCCGGGTTCCACGCGGTCGCCGAGTGGACCGGTTACGAAGCCGGCCAGACCGCGGACGTGGAGAACATCCACGTCGCCGTCATCGACCCGCGGAAGTTCACCGGCACCGTCGAAGGCACCCACGACGGCAACATCGCCCAGCGCGAGACCACGTCGTCGGTGGCCGCCAAGCTCGGCTCCCTCGTCGGCGTCAACGCCGGGTTCTTCGTCACCTCCGACTCCGACGGCGTCCAGGGCACCCAGTCCGGCATCGCCGCGTACGACGGGCAACTGGAGTCGATGGCCGCGGGTTCCCGCGCCGCCCTGGTCATCGACGACGGCGGGCGGCACGTCCGGGTGGCGGACCTGACGTCCACGGTCACCGCCCACGCGGGCGCGTCGAGCTACGCCGTGCAGGGCGTCAACCGGGTCCCCGGCACCGTACGGGACTGCGGACGCCCCGGCCTGACGCCGAGTCCGCTGCCCTGGCAGGACGTCACCTGCCACACCACCGACGACCTGGTGCGGTTCACGCCCGCCTTCGGTGCGGACCTGCCCACCGGCGCCGGCACCCAGGCGGTGCTCGACGCGGCAGGCCGTGTCGTCTCCAACGGCGCGCGCGGGGGCCGGGTCCCGGCCGGCGATACGGTCCTGCAGGGCATCGGCACCGCGGCGGCCTGGCTGACCTCGCACGCCACGCCCGGGCAGCGCGTCCAGGTCAGCGAGTCCGTACGCGACACCGCCGGCCGACCCGTCCCGCTCGGCCGCGGTGACAGCATCGTCAGCGCCGCGCCCACGCTGGTGAAGAGCGGGCGCGTCAGCATCGACGCGGCGGCCGAGGGCACGGTCGACCCCCGGGACCTCTCGTTCGGATACGCCTGGGCCAACACCCGTCAGCCGCGCACCATGGCCGGCGTCGACGCCGCCGGCCGTCTCCTCCTGGTCACCGTCGACGGCCGCCTCACCGGCGGCAGCGAGGGCTACACCCTCCAGGAGGGCGCCGAGTTCATGCGTTCCCTCGGCGCGGTCCAGGCCCTCAACCTGGACGGCGGCGGCTCGACCGCGATGGCGGTGAACGGCAGTCTCGTCAACGCGACGTCGGACGCCACCGGTGAGCGTCCCGTCGGTGACACCCTCCAGATCCTGCCGCAGCGCCGCACCCGCTGA
- a CDS encoding SDR family NAD(P)-dependent oxidoreductase: protein MTSLQHPIGSGFSAANTALDIIHGIHGIDGTDGTDGIDLSGRTAVVTGGHSGIGLETTRALSAAGATVVVPVRCPDKARARLAGIDRVEIAHLDLIDPVSVDRFADDLLAAKRPVHILVNSAGIMRVPLTRDARGYEAHFATNHLGHFQLAVRLWPALRRAQGARVVAVSAWAHRLSPVHLDDPNFDRRPYDEWMGYAQSKTANILFALDLDRRGEPDGIRGFSLHPGSIITTDLSPWATDTDRRAMNLIDDRGEPIIDPERGAKTAEQGASTSVWCATSPQLDGYGGVYCENNDISPLAADDDTVEGRTSWPVGVAPHAIDPGTAADLWDLSERLTGARPA, encoded by the coding sequence ATGACCAGCCTGCAGCACCCCATCGGCTCCGGCTTCAGCGCCGCGAACACCGCCCTTGACATCATTCACGGCATTCACGGCATCGACGGCACTGACGGCACTGACGGCATCGACCTGAGCGGCCGCACCGCCGTGGTGACCGGTGGCCACTCCGGTATCGGCCTGGAGACCACCCGGGCACTCAGCGCGGCGGGAGCCACGGTCGTCGTTCCGGTGCGCTGTCCGGACAAGGCCCGCGCCCGGCTCGCCGGGATCGACCGGGTCGAGATCGCCCACCTGGACCTGATCGACCCGGTGAGCGTCGACAGGTTCGCCGACGACCTGCTCGCCGCGAAACGCCCGGTGCACATCCTGGTGAACAGCGCCGGCATCATGCGGGTGCCGCTGACCCGCGACGCCCGCGGGTACGAGGCCCACTTCGCCACCAACCACCTCGGCCACTTCCAGCTCGCGGTACGGCTGTGGCCGGCCCTGCGACGGGCCCAGGGTGCCCGTGTCGTCGCCGTGTCGGCCTGGGCGCACCGGCTCTCCCCCGTGCACCTGGACGATCCGAACTTCGACCGTCGCCCGTACGACGAGTGGATGGGCTACGCGCAGTCCAAGACGGCCAACATCCTCTTCGCGCTCGATCTGGACCGGCGCGGTGAACCCGACGGCATCCGGGGTTTCTCCCTGCATCCCGGATCGATCATCACCACCGACCTCTCACCGTGGGCCACCGACACCGACCGGCGGGCGATGAACCTCATCGACGACCGCGGCGAGCCGATCATCGACCCGGAACGCGGCGCCAAGACAGCCGAGCAGGGCGCCTCGACCAGCGTCTGGTGCGCCACCAGCCCGCAGCTCGACGGCTACGGCGGTGTCTACTGCGAGAACAACGACATCTCCCCCCTGGCCGCCGACGACGACACCGTCGAGGGCCGCACCAGCTGGCCGGTAGGTGTCGCGCCCCACGCCATCGACCCGGGCACGGCGGCAGACCTGTGGGACCTCAGCGAACGGCTCACCGGGGCGAGGCCCGCCTGA